Part of the Impatiens glandulifera chromosome 8, dImpGla2.1, whole genome shotgun sequence genome is shown below.
GTTAGTTTGTTAGTTGTAAAAATTCATCTAAGACTtggataaatttatataatgtttgatgCAATTTATTTAAACTGAGTCAAATAATTGAtagacatattatatataatgaaagtatGCATAAATCTCTTGTCGTATATATTAGTTATGTCTAGTATTgatgatattaaataaaaagtctatAAATAATGAAAGTATTACTTATCCACTTGTGTGGTAGACTTCTAGTCATGTAAATCTTACAGAAAAAATCAACTTTGTTTCTGTTAAAACGGAAGAAGaagttacaaaataaatattgaagattaagtaaataaataaatataagattataaaagttgaagaacagactgaaaacattacttacttgcATAGTTATGTAACTTATATTCAAGAAGAAAAAGTTGAAGAAGATAGAAGTTAAAGACTTGAACTCTTGAAGTAAGGTTGAATGGAGATATATGAGAAGAAAACATtcatttattacaaattaatgaaattatgttaAGGTGCATGATGTATGTAGGAAATGATGttaagagtaatgataaaataattaatatatttatttaattatagttaattagttagtagttggaatttgataagtcacttaaattttattaatatatattaatattaatatattcgggtatcgggtttgggttttcaacactccccatccccgaacccgatcgggtaccatttttcactccccatccccgaccccgacccTGAACTCGATTTAAAATATCTGAACCCGATCATCAGATACCCACGAGTATCGGGTATACGGGTACCATTGTCATCCTTAGTCCATATCATTCCACTCTCGTTCTATTTCGCTGTggtgttattaaataatttgttcttttaaagagaaaaaaaatcttcatttttattttcttgtaacTAAATTTTACagattttagtttaaatatatatattcacaatgTCAATGTTAATCCTATATTTGTCATCCTTAAAATAATGTTgttgtaatattatattttattaactaatatatattaaattataatttgttaacgtaaaaaaaattagaaaattaatattacttcatatatatatatatatataaataaatttaagagatatatatatttatcttattattataacttcttatagtttataacataatatatttttctttttcttaattcataataataataataatatatatatatatatatatattaaaaatgttctTTTTTAATCGTATAATCCGGTATAGAAAGCATGGATCACATGCAAAAGCATGGATCACATGCAAAGCTATAACACTTAGTGGGttaagtttgtttgtttttagaaaaaaaaaacatttaaataattttattattatgtttttaagtaaaaaattctTATCTTATTTacttatcaactaaaatattaaaataattttgttttatttttagaacattctaaattaaatataaatatttttttaatgatttagtacaaacaaataaattattattcttttataaataataatgttttgtaAAACAAATATCAAGAGCTGGTTTATTTTTAaggattttataattatttataaaataaaataaaaatgattattttttttaaattttattaagataaattattaaatgtttttaatatttgaaattaaaatttaataaaaataaaataataatattttaattgaaaaaattagtATACTGTGGTCATAATGATGTTGCtatgtatattatttaattttaaaaaatatcaaaaaaaacttatatcaaAATTGAGACAAGTTAGTTTGTGTGGTCACTAGGTCGtgactattaattataaatttaaatacaatttcattcataacatttaatttgattaaatttataaatttaaaataagttgtCTAATCTTACTAAATAagatatcaaaaatatataatcaaatatactTCAAGACTCCaagcaaaataagaaaaaaaatataaagttatttaaagtatcaaatatatttcaaataaactaaatattattaattatatttgagtatttaatgaataaattaaagtaaataagTTTCGAATaagttaaatcaaaataattgttatgaatgaaattgtatttaaattgCCAACTtccaaatgatgttaattgtcattgtaactacaaaatatttattgtaggatgtaacttgcaaagatgatgaaaacgcaagcaacgataaccgttggatgaatggatgatggattagtgaccgttggattaaagaattgattatgagtttaattttcaactataaatatcccttcacattgtattcctcttaacacattatcttatcacttctctctctagaattctaaagtctttccttgttcttgtgagtgttcttgtgagtgttcttcgagtttttgaCTCGACCATTTTTGTGcaaaacccggtgattgtgattcaggtattagttaaatgaaaatgatatttgggctaatgaaattcacaccaaattcaaatgtgaattaagtgtgaaattaatccaaatgaaattcacatgaaattcaaatgtgaattaaagtgaaattaatccaatgaaattcacatgaaattcaaatgtgaattaaagtgaaattaatccaaatgaaattcacatgaaattcaaatgtgaattaaagtgaaattaatccaaatgaaattcacatgaaattcaaatgtgaattaaggtgaaatttcatccaaatgaaattcacatcaaattcattgtgaattaaatttgttaattgttacaattaacataaatgtcttgaatgaggcaattaacaaatgatgttaattgccattgtaactacaaaatatttattgtaggatgtaacttgcaaagatgatgaaaacgcaagcaacgataaccgttggatgaatggatgatggattagtgaccgttggattaaagaattgattatgagtttaattttcaactataaatatcccttcacattgtattcctcttaacacattatcttatcacttctctctctagaattctaaagtctttccttgttcttgtgagtgttcttgtgagtgttcttcgagtttttgaCTCGACCATTTTTGTGcaaaacccggtgattgtgattcaggtacttttgtctagttcgctgttgtagtggtttttctgtgctaaatcattgcaggtttcgttgtaccctgggaagcagccaccgacgaaactctccagcacaaaccgggagacggtgaaactgttttaagggaactgtgattccacaggcctcggagcaaacgagaaattttttcttcatttcttaaataatttgttgtattgttttattatcattgtattattttcatatatcatttacgtgtaatttttatgagataagataaccaacaatcttaaaatagtGTCAAATATTACTTATCTCAGAATCTTACACATTTCTGGTTTTGTTTCAGAAATGACTACCGAAACACCTGCTTCTAACATGAGGATGCCAGTTCCAGCTAACCATCTGGATAAGCTAGAAAAGTTTGAtggctcaaactttaagagATGGCAACAAAAGATGTTCTTCTACCTCACGACCCTAAGTCTTGCGCGATTCCTCACGGAGGATCCTCCCACTCCCAAAATCGATGAGCCAAACGTGGCTTCATCgtcggatgcaaacgtgcatccGAAAGTTGATGTGCAAGCGGCCTCGGCCATTGATGCTTGGCACCATTcagatttcttatgtagaaattacgtgTTGAATGGTTTATCAGATTCATTGTACAATGTGTATAGTGAGAAGAATACGGCCAAAGAACTATGGCAATCTCTTGAACGTAAGTACAAACAGAAGATGCGGGTGCAAAAAGTTTATGGTCGGTCGATTtttggactacaaaatggtagattcaagaccggtcattaaacaagttcaagagatCCAAGTTATTTTGCACGAAATTCATGCTGAGGGCATGAATTTGGGAGAAACTTTCCAAGTGGCTGCTATTATTGAGAAGTTGCCACCGTCTTGGACCGATTTCAAGAACTACCTTAAGCACAAAGCGAAAGGAGATGAACGTAGAAGAATGGTGATTCGTCTACGCATTGAAGAGGGAAAATAAAAGCGCCTCAAAGAAATACTTTAGTCAACATGTGGCTAAAAGAAAATGTGGTGTGAAGCATGGtaaagacaagaagaaacacAATTCTTTTTGTCAAAAACCGGAGCCTTAATACCTAAAGGAGGAATCTCTAAGAAGTTCACGGCAAGTGTTTCATTGCAATGGCATGGGCCATAGATCTTCCGAGTGCAAGAAGCCGAGAAGAGTTCGAGAGGCTAACTTGACTCAAGGATTATCGGGACATGATTTGTGTGCGATGATATCTGAGGTAACTTGGTGGGGTCTAATCCACGAGAGTGGTGGGTTGACACAGGAGCTACAAGACATGTATTTGCTCCAACAAAGATGTATTTTCAAGCCtcgaagaagtgaagaatggtTAAAGTTGTTCATGGGGGGAATTCTACCACTTCTGACATACAGGTGAAGGAAAAGTGTGTTAAGGTTGTCTTCAAGGAAAGATTACCATTGACTAATGTGTTGTATGTTCCGGAGATTCGGAAAAATTTGATATCCGGATCTCTTCTAAGTAAGCATGGTGTTAGAATTGTGAGTGAgtcggataaaattattttatccaaaggtGGAATGTTTGTAGGTAGAGGTTATTGCTACTGATGGGCTTTTAAGCTAAATGTAATGGCAGTTAAGCCAAgtatgaatgaaaagaataagtcttctatttatttgttggatgtcttccattttatggcatggtagataggtcatattaattatgattcgatGCATCGGTTAATAAAACTGAATAGTATACCTACATTCGAAATTaataagaaacacaagtgtgaaatttgtgttgaagcgaaATTGACGAGATCATCCTTTCGAAACGTTGAAAGAAGTAATAGACCGCTTGATTTTAATTCATAcagatgtgtgtgatttaaaaggaacaccaacacgTGATGGAggaaaatatttcattacttttattgatgataacacaaaatattgttatgtgcATATTCTTAAAAGTAAGATGAAGCCATAGAAAAATTCACTCTTTATAAAATGAGGTTGAAACCAACTTGGTAAAAAGATCAAGggttaagaagtgatagaggatgGTGAATAGAATCACCTTTTGCCGAGCTATGTGCTCAACATGGTAGAATCACATGAGACGACAGCACCTTATTCTCCTCAGCAAAATGGTTACGGCTGAGAGgaaaaaatagaacattaaagaaatgatgaattcacttctattaagttcTGGTCTTACCACACTAACATGTGGGGAGAAAAACTATTTTGACAGCTAATACCTTTAAATAAGGTTCCACGAAAGAAGAGCTAGATAAGAGTCCATATGAATTATGGCATGAAAAGAAAACCCTCATATGAATACTTACGAAATGTGGGGTTGTCTAGCTAAGGTTAAGCCATACCATTACCTAAAAAGGTGAAAGTTGGACCAAAAACtgttgattgtatatttattggatatgcacataACAGTAGTGCTATCGCTTTCTTGTGTTTAAATCGGACATTCCGGAGTATTCATAAGAATACGATAATGGAATCGAGAAATGCATCGTTCTTTGAACATGTACTTccatataagtctaatgaagaacaacgttctccaaaaagatttcttgaactagatgaacaagaaaaggagaatgaagttgaggttgaaCCTTAGACGAAGTAAACGAGCGTAGAACcgaaaaatcatttggtccagattttattactttcatgatgcgaaagtgaacctcaaacgtataatgaggcaattaactcGTTCTGAAGGGCCTCAATGGAAAGAGACAATTCATAGTGAGATAGAATCTATCTACCAAACCATACATGGAACTAGTGGATCTTGCCTTCCAGGAAATAAACCACTAGGTTTGCCGACTGACTTTTCAACAGGAAAATTGAACGttgatgattcaaattgaataatataaggCAAGACTGGTGGTAAAGGATATCGCCCACGAGAaggtcttgattattttgatacatattcttCCAGTTACCGAGAATAACTTCTATTCGAATTTAATTCGTGCGATTGCTTCTTTGCGCAATCTAGAAGTTCATTCAAATTGGACGTAAAAACAGCTTTCTTAAATGGagaatggaagaagaaatttacatagATCAACCTCAAGGATTTTCTTCTCAAGGGCAAGAAATAAAGTTGTAAATTAGTTAAGTCCAttgtatggcttaaaacaagctccaaaacaATGGCATGAGAAATTTGATAATGCTATGATCTCAATTGGATTTAAGATCAATAAATGTGAATggtaaatgtatttatattaaagacacaaaaaatggttacgtcattttatgtctttatgtagactgacatacttatcattggaagtaatgataaaatgtgtaaccactaaagatatgttaaattcaaaatttgacatgaaGATATGGGATTGGCTGATGAGATTCTGGAATCAAAGTGATTAGAACATCGGAAGGGATAGTTCTAAGTCAATCACATTATGTGGATAAAATCCTCgaaaaaatttaacaatgatGATTCTGCATTGACTAAGACTCCGATAGATACgagtcaacatctatctaaaaatcgCGGAGAGAGTGTTTCTCATTAGAATATTCCGATAATTGggagtctaatgtacttaatgagtCGTACAAGACCAGATATAAGCATATGTAGTAAGCAAACTAAGTAGATACACGAGTAATCCGGGGTAAATAATCATTGGAAAACATTGTACGATTACTTAGGTATTTAAGAAATACTTGTGATTATGGTTTGCACTACACGAGACATCCTGCTGTTATCGAAGGGTACACTGATGCTAATTggatttcagatatgaaagactctaagtcaacagtggatatgtatttacacttggaggtgcagctatatcttggaaatcttctaaacaaACTGCTTATTGCTAGATCCACGATGGAATTGAATTTATAGCTCTTGACAAGTGGTGAAGAAGCTGAATGGCTACGtctattcttagaagatattctAATATGGTCTAAGCCCGTACCAACAATTTctattcattgtgatagtcaatTTGCGATTGGACGAGCTAAGAGTCTATGTATAATGGTAAGTCTAGGACATATACGTCGTAGACATAATACCATTAGACAATTACTCTCTACTGGAATTATCTCAATTGAGTACgtaaatcaaaagataatattgcgGATCCGCTAACCAAAGGGTTAAATAGAGAGTTGGTGTTAAAGTCCTCACAAGGAATGGGACTTAAGCTacaataagttagtatgaagggaAACCCAACCTATAATGActgagatcccaagaactaggttcaatgggacaacctaattgtactaaacttAGTAGATTTCTATGGGTAAAAATCCTATGATAAATAGCATTTCGGGAAAGGATAAGCACACatgcttttaatgattctttatgaataatagatcacctatgtgagagagaagtggggccgcttcgaagaATTGTAcagctcaattctagaccctctcactgaaccaggcgagtgttcatggccaaaacgaacacaaccatgagaactgacatgtatcaggaagaattttatgtgtgaaagtgtgtaatcgtttacacaaaaggcaggaatgttcaaggacatcgagtctactaatcggctagtaaagttatatactttcataagggaaggttcaaagggttactgCCATTTACCTATCTATGtaaaattcaactgttgaacctttcacagggttgaatctttcaatttccattaatgtgggagATTGTGGAATTAAACTacttccattaattaaatgaaaatgatatttggctaatgaaattcacaccaaattcaactgtgaattaagtgtgaaattaatacaaatgaaattcacatgaaattcaaatgtgaattaaagtgaaattaatccaaatgaattcacatgaaattcaaatgtgaattaaagtgaaataaTCCAATGAacttcacatgaaattcaaatgtgactTAAAGTGAacttaatccaaatgaaattcacatgaaattcaaatttgaattaaggtgaaattcatccaaatgaaattcacattcAAATTTCATTGtgaataaatttgttaattgttacaattacaCTAAagtcttgaatgaggcaattaacaaatgatgttaattgccattgtaactacaaaatatttattctagGATGTtaacttgcaaagatgatgaaaaggcaagcaaACGGATAACCgtggatgaatggatgatggattagtgaccgtggatttaaagaattgattatgagtttaattttcaactataaatatccccttcacattgtattctctaaacacattatcttatcacttctctctctagaattctataaTTCTTCCCCTTGTtctgtgagtgttcttcgagtttttttGACTCGATCATTTTGTGCAAACCCgggtgattgtgattcaggtactttgtttagttcgttgttgtagtggtttttctgtgctaaatcatgcaggttccgttgtaccctgcGAAAcagccaccgacgaaactctccagcacaaacgggagacggtgaaactgttttaagggaactgtgattccacaggcctcggagcaaacgagaaaatttttcttcatttcttaatAATCTGTTGTatgttttattatcattgtattatttttatatatcatttacgtgtaatttttaTGAGATAAGATAACCAACCGTCAACAAGTTGAAAACGAATACGAATTGAGAATTCTCATTTAGAATGTGAAGAACTTATTGTTTATTGTTGATTCCTTCGAGTTCCTCTATAAACTATTTGATGGCGTTGGACTGCCTGGTCCTTTTGATGAGAGGTTGTAGTTTTCCAACCCGCTCCTGGACACATTAGATCTTAGTCCATTTTCAGCCAAGAACTTGTTTGGTTTTCTTGTTTACTTTGCCCTTTTTggctttatattttttacattttcgtGCAAGAAATCAAACACCAacttaatacaattttttttaatacatttatttatttacccaTTCATAGTTATTTATTTCTGGTCGGTATCTAATTATTCGGTATCGATTGATCCATGTTGTTCCAGAgctaattatattaaaatttatttatttgagtacAAAATTTGAGTGTTTTACAAACGTATAACACcgagttttaaataattaaaaatgtaataattgaGGATTTTAGGTTATTATACGTCTGATCTTCCTCTAATTTAAAGTTTGAGAATCCATCTTAGAAGCATTTAGAAGCTTTCAATCATATTGAATTCAATTAATTCACTCCGAGTtgaaaaaatccaaatttaataaaaacgaGTAAAATGAGGATGTTGTTCTTGAGGCTCTAACTAAAAAATGACAACTCAAAAACTCCCAACACATTCTAATGATTTAAGAACATTTTTCAACCAACCCTGAGAGTTTTGCTTAAGTTTTGACCAAATTAACAAAAATCCTTAAAATTGctgaattaaatttttaaattggtATAAAGGGTCAAAATGAAGCTTTCCTAAAGCTTAAAAATCGATTCTAGAAAAGAATCTTGGAGACCCGTTTTTTCATGAAAGAATCGGGTTTTCCGGCCAATCTTCGATAAGGTCTTGGACCGATGAATAATACATCGGGAAAGCCCGGATGAGttctaaataaaatgaaaattaagcTTCCTATAAGGATTGGGGCTTCACGCAAAAAACGAAAAATTAAAAACGGGATAAGGACTAAGAAGACGACCTCAACTCGGCCTAAACGTTGGATAGCCGCATGCAAGTTGAATCGTTTACCCGCGCCTGGTTAACTCTAGTGACGGACCCAGAATTTACGGTTTGGGTGagcttgaaaaaaattgaagtgaacttacaaaatatagagaaaattatgaataaaaacgAGTGTGTATAAAGATAAAGTGCGTATGGACTGTTGTGAGAGCGTAGATGTCTATCtagattttttataaaaacatgaaaaaaaattaatttataacaataatttataaacaaaccATTATTAAGTAGAAATAAAATGAACTTACtgcatttattttgtaatctgATATGACTAGCCATGTATGTGTGCATCTCTCCCCAATCAACTtctaaaaaagtaaaaacataaataatattaattaacttaactaaaaacatgtatttgtaaaaaaaaaaaaaaagggttatAACAAGTTTATTTATGTCAATAATAGAAAaacaagtaataatatataattgaatataaattgTACATGTAAAcaagtaataaatataattgatgaTAAATTTATGTACttaatctaaaaattaataaaaaaatttaaacaaagtttaaaagaaaaaattgaatatatatatatatatatatatatatatatatctatatatatatatatatgatagaataatagaaaagtaaaaaaaatatataaaaataaaaataaatttaaataattaatgaaaatgatgATTCAACCTCGTCCATTTTATATTCTCGTCCATATCGTTCAACTCTCATTCTATTTCGGTGTggtgttattaaataatttgttcttttgaagagaaaaaaaatcttcatttttgtttattttctgtAACTAAATTTTACagcattttagtttaaatatatatattcacaatgTCAATGCTAATCCTATATTTGTCATccttaaaataatgtttttgtaattaagtttagtaaataaataattaaattattaattaatttttttaaaatttagaacttaaataaggttttatttaacaaagtttataaatactatattaaattattaaggctgtgtttgataaaacttaaaattataatctaaatactaaatattaaattgtaaGTACTTAATGACTTAAatattaagagataaaaaattaaattaacaaataagaacctgaaatttaaatattcaatatttttgttgtttaatATATCTAAAACCtaatatatgaacaaatacATCTAGACTATTATAAcccttatatatttttcatattagttaataaacttATATAATAGGGGTTgaagtatataatttaatatattaaataaaaataaataaaataaatattatattttattaattagtatatattaacttataatttgttaactaataagaaaaattagaaaattaatactactttatatttaaatatataaataaatataaagagaagaagatacatatataatatatatatatcttattattataacttcttatattttataaccataatatatttttcttttacttaattcataataaaatatatatatatatatatatatatatatattaaaaatgttttttttaattgtataatCCGGTATTGAAAGCATGGATCACATGCAAAGCTATAACACTTAGTGGGTTAAGTTTGTTggtttttagaagaaaaaaaaacatttaaataatttattattatgtttttaagtAAAAACTTCTTAATCTTATTTacttatcaactaaaatattaaaataattttatttatttttagaatattctaaattaaatctaaataattttaataatttagtacaaacaataaattattattctttctaaataatattgttttgtaaaACAAATATCAAGAGCTGGTTTATTTTTAaggattttataattatttataaaaataaaataaaaattagttttttaaatttattaagataaattattaaaatgtttttaatatttaaaattaaatttaataaaaatataataataatatattaattgaaaaaaattagtataCTATGATCATAATGATGATTCtatgtatattatttatttttaaaaaatatcaaaagaaaCTTATATCAAAATTGAGACAAGTTAGTTTGTGTGGTCACTAGATCATGacaaactaattataaatttaaatacaatttcattcataacatttaatttgattaaatttataaatttaaataagttgtcTAATCTTACCTGAATAagatatcaaaaatatataatcaaatatacttcaaaaatatataaatcaatattcaTTGTTAATCATAAAACGAAAGATTAACTCAAATAATAGTGAAcataaaaatatcatgttttctAAATTGaaccttttaaaattaataaaaaaaatgtaaaactatttataataattaaatatttataaagttaaattctaattattctaattattttttctaaatttgttGTAACTTTAgttgaatattaataataaatttgaatacagtttatataaatatttgttttttaatttcttta
Proteins encoded:
- the LOC124913015 gene encoding uncharacterized protein LOC124913015, whose amino-acid sequence is MTTETPASNMRMPVPANHLDKLEKFDGSNFKRWQQKMFFYLTTLSLARFLTEDPPTPKIDEPNVASSSDANVHPKVDVQAASAIDAWHHSDFLCRNYVLNGLSDSLYNVYSEKNTAKELWQSLERKYKQKMRVQKVYGRSIFGLQNVAAIIEKLPPSWTDFKNYLKHKAKGDERRRMEESLRSSRQVFHCNGMGHRSSECKKPRRVREANLTQGLSGHDLCAMISEVKEKCVKVVFKERLPLTNVLYVPEIRKNLISGSLLSKHGVRILSQV